In the Novosphingobium sp. 9 genome, one interval contains:
- a CDS encoding adenosylmethionine--8-amino-7-oxononanoate transaminase produces the protein MSGSSIWHPFTQHGLGEEIPLVDRAEGALLHLADGRTLIDAISSWWVTTHGHANPRIMAAIAAQAGKLDQIIFAGYTHAPAEEVAAGLRAIMPESLTRVFFSDSGSTCVEVALKMALGYWQARNEARHRIVVMEHSYHGDTIGAMSVGERGVFTQPYGPLLFDVGRVPFPAAGAEQATLDALEALCAQGDVAAFIVEPLVLGSGGMLFYSPDILAAMQTICAAHGVLFIADEVMTAWGRTGTLLACEQAGVVPDILCLSKGLTGGSVPLAVTMAREEIFQAHWSNDRAKMFFHSSSYTANPIACAAAAENLAIWREEPVLERIADLGTRQQQRLDALAATGVIDNPRRCGTIAAVDLPVRETSGGYLDTRQPRLVAFFREQGVLLRPLGNTVYVMPPYGITDDQLDTVWAAIAEAAARF, from the coding sequence ATGAGCGGCTCCTCCATCTGGCATCCCTTCACGCAGCACGGTCTGGGCGAGGAAATCCCGCTGGTGGACCGGGCCGAGGGCGCGCTGCTCCATCTGGCCGACGGGCGCACGCTGATCGACGCGATCTCCTCGTGGTGGGTGACGACGCACGGCCATGCCAACCCGCGCATCATGGCGGCTATCGCCGCGCAGGCAGGCAAGCTCGACCAGATCATCTTCGCCGGATACACCCACGCGCCTGCCGAAGAGGTCGCCGCGGGCCTGCGCGCGATCATGCCCGAGAGCCTGACGCGGGTGTTCTTCTCGGACAGCGGCTCCACCTGCGTCGAAGTCGCGCTGAAGATGGCGCTCGGCTACTGGCAGGCCCGCAACGAGGCCCGCCACCGCATCGTGGTGATGGAGCATTCGTACCACGGCGACACCATCGGCGCGATGTCGGTGGGCGAGCGCGGCGTGTTCACCCAGCCTTACGGCCCGCTGCTGTTCGATGTGGGCCGCGTGCCCTTCCCGGCGGCAGGCGCCGAGCAGGCGACGCTCGATGCCTTGGAGGCGCTATGCGCGCAGGGCGACGTGGCGGCATTCATCGTCGAGCCGCTGGTGCTCGGCTCGGGCGGGATGCTGTTCTATTCCCCCGACATTCTCGCCGCGATGCAGACGATCTGCGCCGCGCACGGCGTTCTGTTCATCGCCGACGAGGTGATGACTGCCTGGGGCCGCACCGGGACGCTGCTGGCCTGCGAACAGGCGGGTGTCGTGCCCGATATCCTGTGTCTGTCCAAGGGGCTGACCGGCGGCTCGGTGCCGCTCGCCGTCACCATGGCGCGCGAGGAGATCTTCCAGGCGCACTGGTCGAACGACCGGGCGAAGATGTTCTTCCACTCCTCCAGCTACACTGCCAACCCGATCGCCTGCGCAGCGGCGGCGGAGAACCTCGCCATCTGGCGCGAGGAGCCGGTGCTAGAGCGGATCGCCGATCTCGGCACCCGCCAGCAGCAGCGGCTGGACGCGCTGGCCGCCACCGGCGTCATCGACAACCCGCGCCGCTGCGGCACTATCGCGGCGGTGGACCTGCCGGTGCGCGAGACCAGCGGCGGCTATCTCGACACCCGCCAGCCGCGCCTCGTCGCCTTCTTCCGCGAACAGGGCGTGCTGCTGCGCCCGCTGGGCAATACCGTCTACGTGATGCCTCCCTATGGCATCACCGACGATCAGCTCGACACCGTGTGGGCCGCCATCGCCGAGGCCGCCGCGCGGTTCTAG
- a CDS encoding methyltransferase has translation MSPIPHEEVAHRFGAARDYDGNAHVQNRIAGALAARIAALDLPRPVRGLEIGCGTGFLTQALHERGIEGEWLVTDLAPEMVARCEARMAGSAAHHFAVLDGEREALEGGPFDLIVSSLAVQWFDDAPAALARLAAQLAPGGHLVVTTLGPKTFSHWRAAHEAQGLAPGTPAFAPVEAFRALGDITVETLSEDHADARAFLRAVKAIGAGHAASEHRPLSPRQLRAVMAQFEKSGACADYEVVTVHLQAGREQA, from the coding sequence ATGAGCCCGATCCCGCACGAGGAGGTCGCCCACCGCTTCGGCGCCGCGCGCGACTATGACGGCAACGCCCATGTCCAGAATCGCATCGCCGGGGCGCTCGCCGCGCGGATCGCCGCCCTCGACCTCCCCCGCCCCGTGCGGGGGCTGGAAATCGGCTGCGGCACCGGGTTCCTGACGCAGGCGCTACACGAACGCGGTATCGAGGGCGAGTGGCTCGTCACCGATCTTGCGCCCGAAATGGTTGCCCGGTGCGAAGCACGCATGGCAGGCAGCGCCGCGCATCATTTTGCGGTGCTCGACGGCGAGCGCGAAGCGCTCGAGGGTGGCCCGTTCGACCTGATCGTCTCCAGCCTGGCCGTGCAATGGTTCGACGACGCTCCCGCCGCGCTCGCCCGGCTGGCCGCGCAACTGGCACCCGGTGGCCATCTGGTCGTGACGACGCTCGGCCCGAAGACCTTCTCGCACTGGCGCGCGGCGCATGAGGCGCAAGGACTTGCCCCCGGCACGCCCGCCTTCGCGCCGGTCGAAGCATTTCGCGCGCTGGGAGACATCACAGTCGAAACCCTGAGCGAGGACCACGCCGATGCCCGCGCTTTCCTGCGCGCAGTCAAGGCCATCGGCGCGGGTCATGCCGCCAGCGAACACCGCCCGCTCAGCCCGCGCCAGTTGCGCGCGGTGATGGCCCAGTTCGAGAAATCGGGAGCCTGTGCCGACTACGAGGTGGTGACGGTGCACCTGCAAGCTGGCAGGGAGCAGGCATGA
- a CDS encoding alpha/beta fold hydrolase, with the protein MKLLFLHGWGFDASFWEPLRAALPEFAHEADDRGYFGDPHTLAPDRMSTPVLAVTHSFGTMRLLADPPPGLVGLVAINGFDHFSARPDRPGVPMRVLDRMLRRFDEDPAPVLAEFRRQIGCHDDFEMCEPEPLREDLLAMRDAHLSLSPVPVLAIHGSADPLLPPDLRAATFTRGTHPARRMDSPEGGHLLPRENPALCAAAIRGMIASLPAGPATA; encoded by the coding sequence GTGAAGCTGCTGTTCCTGCACGGCTGGGGCTTCGACGCCTCGTTCTGGGAGCCCTTGCGCGCGGCTTTGCCCGAATTCGCGCACGAGGCCGACGATCGCGGCTACTTCGGCGATCCGCACACGCTGGCGCCTGACCGCATGAGTACGCCGGTGCTCGCGGTGACGCATTCGTTCGGCACCATGCGCCTGCTCGCCGATCCGCCGCCGGGGCTGGTCGGCCTTGTCGCGATCAACGGCTTCGACCATTTCTCCGCCCGGCCCGACCGCCCCGGCGTGCCGATGCGTGTGCTCGACCGGATGCTGCGCCGCTTCGACGAAGACCCGGCCCCCGTGCTCGCCGAGTTCCGCCGCCAGATCGGCTGCCACGACGATTTCGAGATGTGCGAGCCCGAGCCCTTGCGCGAAGACCTGCTCGCCATGCGCGATGCCCACCTCTCGCTCAGCCCGGTGCCGGTGCTGGCAATCCACGGCAGCGCCGATCCGCTGCTGCCCCCGGATCTGCGCGCCGCGACCTTCACGCGGGGCACGCATCCGGCGCGGCGGATGGACTCGCCCGAAGGCGGGCACCTGTTGCCGCGCGAGAACCCGGCGCTCTGCGCCGCCGCGATCCGGGGCATGATCGCCTCGCTGCCCGCAGGACCCGCGACGGCATGA
- a CDS encoding aminotransferase class I/II-fold pyridoxal phosphate-dependent enzyme, whose translation MSRPHSPLDAPLRQALDKIEQAGRRRVLRAASMAPQGRIVRDGRELVDFASNDYLGLATHPLPAQRAGEWAQELGTGSGASRLVTGTSAAHLAVEARLAAFKKCEAAMIFASGWQANAATIPALIAAMPGVAVFSDRLIHASMHAGIAASGVRQHRFRHNDLAHLEELLATKGAEAPARLILTESVFSMDGDRADVAELSAIARRHDAILYVDEAHATGVLGPQGAGLCAEVPEGVDVVMGTFSKALGGFGAYVAGSQVLIDYLANAASGFVFTTAPPPAILGALDATLDLVPTMDAERAHLAALGDRLRDGLATLGLDHGGSSTQIVPAVLGTEARTMAIAAALEDAGFLTGAIRPPTVPTGTSRLRIALRATHGMADVDALLAALAEAVKANPA comes from the coding sequence ATGAGCAGGCCCCATTCCCCCCTTGATGCCCCTCTTCGCCAGGCCCTCGACAAGATCGAACAGGCTGGCCGCCGCCGCGTGCTGCGCGCGGCCAGCATGGCTCCGCAAGGGCGCATCGTGCGCGACGGGCGCGAACTGGTGGACTTCGCCAGCAACGACTACCTCGGCCTTGCCACCCATCCGCTGCCCGCACAGCGCGCGGGTGAGTGGGCGCAGGAACTGGGCACCGGGTCGGGCGCCTCACGCCTCGTGACCGGCACCAGCGCGGCTCACCTCGCCGTGGAGGCCCGGCTCGCCGCGTTCAAAAAGTGCGAGGCGGCGATGATCTTCGCCTCGGGCTGGCAGGCCAATGCGGCGACGATCCCCGCGCTGATCGCGGCAATGCCGGGCGTCGCGGTGTTCAGCGACCGGCTGATCCACGCCTCGATGCACGCCGGGATCGCCGCCTCCGGCGTGCGCCAGCACCGCTTCCGCCACAACGACCTCGCCCATCTGGAAGAGCTGCTCGCCACGAAAGGCGCCGAAGCGCCTGCGCGGCTGATCCTGACCGAAAGCGTGTTCTCGATGGACGGCGACCGCGCCGATGTGGCCGAACTCTCGGCCATCGCCCGTCGTCACGATGCGATCCTCTATGTCGACGAGGCCCATGCGACCGGCGTGCTCGGCCCGCAAGGCGCGGGGCTCTGTGCCGAAGTGCCAGAGGGCGTGGACGTGGTGATGGGCACGTTCAGCAAGGCGCTGGGCGGGTTCGGCGCCTATGTGGCGGGATCGCAGGTGCTGATCGACTACCTCGCCAATGCTGCAAGCGGCTTCGTCTTCACCACCGCGCCGCCGCCCGCCATACTCGGCGCGCTCGATGCCACGCTCGATCTGGTGCCGACGATGGATGCCGAACGCGCGCATCTGGCTGCGCTGGGCGATCGACTGCGCGACGGCCTGGCCACGCTGGGGCTGGACCATGGCGGCTCCTCGACCCAGATCGTCCCTGCCGTGCTCGGCACCGAGGCGCGCACAATGGCCATCGCCGCAGCGCTGGAAGACGCAGGCTTCCTTACCGGCGCGATCCGCCCGCCGACGGTGCCCACCGGGACCAGCCGCCTGCGCATCGCGCTGCGCGCCACGCACGGTATGGCGGACGTCGATGCGCTGCTCGCCGCGCTGGCCGAGGCGGTGAAGGCGAACCCTGCGTGA
- a CDS encoding L,D-transpeptidase codes for MDKNNNILISGGLIRGRLPLLSCALVAGLLAACHPDPGKAESDQPGAAPASPVAAAPDPSAALVASMAFRPVANPGPLPAAATPAMQAQVVLDRLGFSPGVIDGKPGASFKKALAGFQSANDIAATGELDDATRQALARWQQVAPAVLVTVPKAFVTQKFYPDLPTSESGMAKFDNLGYRTMAEALAERFHTTPETLIALNGAQAMIAAGKPLWVPNIPDVKPEGFEKDARDWNETLVSLGVSPRQAKADHLVVDKSDGVLRVFDKQDRLIGQFPVTTGSEHDPLPIGTWTIQGEARNPDYQFNPKLFWDASKNAKAARLPPGPNGPVGVVWMDLSKPHYGIHGTPEPQNIGHTESHGCVRLTNWDAARVAEMVSAGTKVVFQP; via the coding sequence ATGGACAAGAACAATAATATCCTGATCTCCGGCGGCCTTATCAGGGGTCGCCTTCCGCTGCTCTCGTGCGCGCTCGTCGCCGGACTGCTGGCCGCGTGTCATCCCGATCCGGGTAAGGCAGAGAGCGATCAGCCCGGTGCCGCGCCTGCCTCACCGGTGGCTGCGGCCCCCGATCCGAGCGCGGCGCTGGTCGCCAGTATGGCCTTCCGCCCGGTCGCCAATCCCGGTCCTCTGCCCGCCGCCGCGACACCGGCGATGCAGGCGCAGGTCGTGCTCGACCGGCTGGGCTTCTCTCCGGGCGTGATCGACGGCAAGCCGGGCGCTTCGTTCAAGAAGGCGCTGGCCGGTTTCCAGAGTGCCAACGACATCGCCGCGACGGGAGAGCTGGACGATGCCACCCGGCAGGCCCTCGCGCGCTGGCAGCAGGTAGCGCCCGCCGTGCTGGTGACGGTGCCCAAGGCATTCGTGACGCAGAAGTTCTATCCCGATCTTCCCACCAGCGAGAGCGGCATGGCGAAGTTCGACAACCTCGGCTACCGCACCATGGCCGAGGCGCTGGCCGAGCGGTTCCACACCACGCCCGAAACGCTGATCGCGCTCAACGGCGCGCAGGCCATGATCGCGGCGGGCAAGCCCTTGTGGGTGCCCAATATTCCCGACGTGAAGCCCGAAGGGTTCGAAAAGGACGCGCGCGACTGGAACGAGACGCTGGTCTCGCTCGGCGTTTCGCCCCGGCAGGCGAAGGCCGATCATCTGGTGGTCGACAAGTCTGATGGCGTGCTGCGCGTGTTCGATAAGCAGGACCGCCTGATCGGCCAGTTCCCCGTCACAACCGGGTCCGAGCACGATCCGCTGCCGATCGGCACCTGGACGATCCAGGGCGAGGCGCGCAATCCCGATTACCAGTTCAACCCCAAGCTGTTCTGGGATGCCTCGAAGAACGCCAAGGCCGCGCGCCTGCCGCCGGGTCCGAACGGGCCGGTCGGCGTGGTGTGGATGGACCTGTCCAAGCCGCACTACGGCATCCACGGCACGCCCGAGCCGCAGAACATCG